In one window of Macrotis lagotis isolate mMagLag1 chromosome 5, bilby.v1.9.chrom.fasta, whole genome shotgun sequence DNA:
- the LOC141490154 gene encoding diazepam-binding inhibitor-like 5 — MAQVEFELACATVKQLTGPVSDEEKLMVYSYYKQATVGDVNIPCPEVTDIKAKAKWEAWNCRKGMSKVDAMRIYVSKVDDLKKKLTC, encoded by the coding sequence ATGGCCCAGGTAGAATTTGAGCTGGCATGTGCAACAGTCAAACAGCTGACCGGACCGGTGTCCGATGAGGAGAAGCTTATGGTGTACAGCTACTACAAGCAGGCCACCGTCGGGGACGTCAACATCCCCTGCCCAGAGGTCACTGATATAAAAGCCAAAGCCAAGTGGGAAGCGTGGAACTGCCGCAAAGGGATGTCCAAGGTAGATGCCATGCGGATCTATGTCTCCAAAGTGGACGATCTGAAGAAAAAACTCACTTGTTAA
- the GEMIN4 gene encoding gem-associated protein 4 — protein sequence MDLGPLNICEETTILHGGFLLAEQLFSPKALAELKKSDWEQVGQPIVEALREISSAIAQSHPQAWTKKALIIIWAKVLQPCPITPSDTDARWQEDIFFSVGNMIPTINHTILFELLKSLEASGLFIQLLMALPSNICRAELERFVEHVASDTSSEDVTFFLDVWWEMMKHKVDPKDPLLTQFRTMAHKYLSSSDEFSHPPKRFKADPDACPIMSLLEVLLDGLKQIQNNITTPSLKCCAVANLADMLTVFALVEEDPQELSITTYLDKLATVISLWNSDTQNPYHQQGLAEKVKEAERDVSLTSIAKLPNEMLFVGFGYLHSLLQQWGEELQVMLNSSQRLSYGSYRLCDSLTSFNQNLKGYLDTRDLTKDEGQIVSELAECVKNFLRKTNMTLKGNSAEDITASIAMAIIGQKMERHMEMCYIFASEKKWAFSAEWLDCLVNNKTLFREPGLVLKLLETVTTIHMSGQRVPEAQVEEVINLILDCYSDLSLLDKNKVLSGVLSSWGWKGLSENLVTYMEGFQEELNMAFNQITQSASEQGLTKAIASVSRLIVLHPEATVKKMCSLAMVNLGAPKFLAQILSAFPALRFPEGEQDPNSTTSLLVACLKETVWGKLSSAKEEKQFLEFLSYLMNPPEQETSTIPLTPLLVPEEVIKVFVLPYLMLHMEEVDLCLKIFVQAVEAKPYSDGCWLLSCSPFPLLFTLCQLLDSYTKYWQLPKAKRHLSLDSKDMVICILEQLCEVVLPKEENPSPENWTKSLSWLHRKTEQLDWTVGLRLWTVFKGHFKCEVPATLFEICKLSEDEWTSQNHLAYGPGTGLLAWMECCCISANTCEHMLSLLTVDTSNPEEVSFFSKGFLVALVQVLPWCSPNEWKCLHQLTKSLLQKQLLHVPYSLEYVQFVPLLNLKPFAQVLQLSVLFLRSFQFLCSPSCSNWLPTEGWSHVVKLICSSLTDLLDSVKVQSLCPWAEDSEKDLTQETLFVYTQLFCHILHIMAMLPEEVCEPLYVLALEVLSYYEVLSKSDTSTNALLRKANEQHFLKSIAENVGPREQRKTLLQKINGF from the exons ATGGACCTAG GACCCTTGAATATCTGTGAAGAAACAACCATTCTTCATGGGGGATTCCTGCTTGCCGAGCAGCTGTTCAGCCCAAAGGCTCTGGCAGAACTCAAGAAGTCTGACTGGGAGCAAGTCGGACAGCCCATCGTCGAAGCCTTGCGAGAGATCTCCTCTGCGATTGCCCAGTCCCACCCCCAGGCTTGGACCAAGAAAGCTTTGATCATCATCTGGGCCAAGGTCCTCCAGCCCTGCCCCATCACACCTTCAGATACAGATGCTCGGTGGCAAGAAGACATCTTCTTTTCAGTGGGGAACATGATTCCCACCATCAATCATACCATCCTTTTTGAGTTGCTCAAGTCCCTAGAGGCATCAGGGCTGTTCATTCAACTCTTGATGGCCCTGCCTTCCAACATCTGCCGGGCAGAACTGGAACGTTTTGTGGAGCACGTGGCCAGTGACACATCCTCAGAAGACGTAACCTTCTTTTTGGACGTCTGGTGGGAAATGATGAAGCACAAAGTTGACCCAAAGGACCCCCTGCTCACCCAGTTTCGAACGATGGCACATAAGTACTTGTCATCTTCGGATGAATTCTCCCATCCACCGAAGAGGTTCAAGGCCGACCCGGATGCCTGCCCGATCATGTCTTTGTTAGAGGTGCTGCTGGACGGCCTCAAGCAGATCCAGAACAACATCACTACCCCCAGTCTGAAGTGCTGTGCTGTGGCTAACCTGGCGGACATGCTCACCGTCTTTGCTTTAGTGGAGGAAGACCCGCAGGAGCTGTCAATCACCACATACCTGGACAAGCTTGCAACTGTCATCTCCCTATGGAATTCTGACACCCAGAATCCTTACCACCAACAGGGCCTGGCCGAGAAGGTGAAGGAGGCCGAGCGGGACGTGAGCCTGACCTCGATAGCCAAGCTGCCCAACGAGATGCTTTTTGTCGGCTTTGGTTACCTGCACAGTCTGCTGCAGCAATGGGGGGAGGAGCTGCAGGTCATGCTCAACAGCAGTCAGAGGCTGAGTTATGGCAGCTATCGCCTGTGTGACAGCCTGACCTCTTTCAACCAGAACCTGAAAGGCTACCTGGACACCAGAGATCTCACGAAGGATGAGGGGCAGATTGTCTCGGAGCTGGCAGAGTGTGTTAAAAACTTCCTGAGAAAGACCAACATGACCCTGAAGGGCAACAGTGCAGAGGATATCACTGCCTCAATTGCCATGGCCATCATTGGGCAGAAGATGGAGCGGCACATGGAAATGTGCTACATCTTTGCCTCTGAGAAGAAGTGGGCTTTCTCAGCCGAGTGGTTAGACTGCCTCGTGAATAACAAGACCCTTTTCCGGGAGCCAGGCTTGGTGTTGAAGCTGCTAGAAACAGTCACCACGATCCACATGTCAGGCCAAAGGGTCCCTGAGGCACAGGTAGAAGAAGTCATCAACTTGATTCTGGACTGTTACTCCGATCTCTCTTTGCTGGATAAAAACAAAGTGCTGTCAGGTGTCTTGAGTTCCTGGGGCTGGAAGGGCCTCTCTGAGAATCTGGTCACCTACATGGAGGGTTTTCAGGAGGAGCTGAACATGGCTTTCAACCAGATCACCCAGAGTGCCTCTGAGCAAGGCCTCACCAAAGCCATTGCCTCTGTGTCCAGGCTGATTGTGCTCCACCCAGAGGCCACGGTGAAAAAGATGTGCAGCCTCGCCATGGTCAATCTTGGGGCTCCCAAGTTCCTGGCTCAAATCCTCAGTGCCTTCCCTGCCCTCAGGTTTCCCGAGGGAGAGCAAGACCCAAACTCAACCACTTCTCTGCTGGTGGCATGTCTCAAAGAAACCGTCTGGGGGAAGCTTTCATCAGCCAAGGAGGAGAAGCAGTTTTTGGAGTTTCTTAGCTACTTGATGAATCCCCCAGAGCAAGAGACCAGCACCATCCCCTTGACCCCTCTTCTGGTACCTGAGGAGGTGATTAAAGTCTTTGTCCTCCCTTACTTGATGCTGCATATGGAAGAGGTGGACCTTTGCCTCAAGATCTTCGTGCAGGCTGTGGAAGCAAAGCCTTACTCTGACGGCTGCTGGCTCCTGTCCTGTTCCCCGTTCCCCCTCCTCTTTACTCTTTGCCAGCTGCTAGACAGCTACACCAAGTACTGGCAGCTTCCCAAGGCAAAGCGGCACCTCTCTTTGGACTCTAAAGATATGGTGATCTGCATCCTTGAGCAGCTCTGTGAGGTAGTGTTGCCCAAGGAGGAGAACCCCAGTCCAGAGAACTGGACCAAGTCCTTGTCCTGGCTCCACCGGAAGACAGAGCAACTTGACTGGACTGTGGGCCTGCGGTTGTGGACGGTCTTTAAGGGTCATTTTAAGTGTGAGGTGCCAGCCACACTCTTTGAGATCTGCAAGCTTTCTGAGGATGAGTGGACCTCACAGAACCACCTGGCCTACGGGCCTGGCACGGGCCTTCTGGCCTGGATGGAATGTTGCTGTATCTCTGCCAACACATGTGAACACATGCTCTCCCTCTTGACCGTGGATACCAGCAACCCCGAGGAGGTCAGCTTCTTCAGCAAGGGCTTCCTGGTGGCCTTGGTGCAAGTCTTGCCTTGGTGCAGCCCCAATGAGTGGAAATGCCTACACCAACTGACCAAAAGTCTGTTGCAAAAACAACTTTTGCATGTCCCATACAGTCTCGAGTATGTTCAGTTTGTTCCATTGCTCAACCTGAAACCCTTTGCCCAAGTGCTGCAGCTCTCCGTACTCTTCTTGAGAAGTTTCCAGTTCCTTTGCAGCCCTAGCTGTTCCAACTGGCTTCCTACTGAAGGCTGGAGTCATGTAGTCAAGCTCATTTGCAGCAGCCTGACTGATCTACTTGACTCTGTCAAGGTCCAATCCCTGTGCCCGTGGGCTGAAGATTCAGAGAAAGACCTGACACAAGAAACCTTGTTCGTTTACACTCAGCTTTTCTGTCACATCCTCCACATCATGGCCATGCTTCCTGAGGAGGTCTGTGAGCCCCTCTATGTTCTAGCCCTGGAGGTCCTCTCTTACTATGAAGTCCTGAGCAAGAGTGACACCTCCACAAATGCCCTACTCCGAAAGGCAAACGAGCAGCACTTCCTCAAATCCATTGCCGAAAATGTTGGACCAAGGGAACAACGGAAAACTTTGTTACAGAAGATCAACGGCTTTTGA